The proteins below are encoded in one region of Knoellia sp. S7-12:
- a CDS encoding glycosyltransferase yields the protein MAIGANDWQDYLSNSDHAVVALSQAALVIVPEALRQELADHGSVNAARVWSLDALQPPDILSDLDGGRATPADLRLRVCLASRLVVEIGMVEPPGVVRTETASSWDLEDCVVDFNWAGAKPVVSIRVKGASAWGADSPGRQFWRLGRLRSAWGLAAIATSDVALAEYAGLHPAWASCTWLHLPYSARASWDSELWDRFGTTGALVERVVVSSLEEARHLELRFPTLSGTVLFPASGMGCGLGETIQNFASRYGRSNSQLAAGSHRSCLLVTSHDMKFAKPIADALERRGGVDVTSHVWETQHYSRVEDSISATVDRDVVWVDFASGVAGWHAARKGNRRLVVRVHGYEVDGPWGDDIDFACVDTVVFPSEHLRTRAVARWGLSLSKTRVIPNPIDVWNLSRPKSAIAPWTLGLLGWTPHLKRFDRALSLLNELIKVDDRFVLSVKGRPPHSFDWVWGDPGQRAMFDGAFAELRENHRLAAHVFFEDAGPDVSDWLTNIGWILSPSERESFHLAAMEGMASGSVPVVWKREGAGDVFPPDFLIEDVPSAARRILDASERGDFEPLSRLARRSADRFDFPLIVDEWADVLQLGTGPWA from the coding sequence GTGGCAATCGGAGCGAATGACTGGCAGGATTATCTTTCCAACAGTGATCATGCTGTCGTCGCCCTTTCCCAGGCTGCTTTGGTGATCGTTCCAGAGGCGCTGCGACAGGAGCTTGCCGATCACGGATCGGTTAATGCTGCTCGCGTTTGGAGTCTCGACGCTTTGCAGCCACCAGATATCCTCAGCGATCTCGACGGGGGGCGCGCGACTCCTGCCGATCTGCGTTTGCGGGTTTGTCTCGCATCGCGACTGGTGGTAGAGATCGGGATGGTTGAACCTCCTGGGGTCGTCAGGACCGAGACCGCTAGCTCGTGGGACCTGGAAGACTGTGTCGTTGATTTCAATTGGGCGGGCGCCAAACCTGTCGTGTCTATTCGCGTCAAAGGCGCCTCGGCTTGGGGCGCAGATTCTCCAGGGAGACAGTTTTGGCGGCTCGGCCGTTTGCGATCGGCTTGGGGCCTTGCTGCGATTGCAACGTCTGACGTCGCCCTGGCAGAGTACGCGGGCCTACACCCGGCTTGGGCCAGTTGCACTTGGCTTCATCTGCCGTATTCGGCACGAGCTAGTTGGGACTCGGAACTCTGGGACCGCTTCGGCACGACGGGCGCACTCGTCGAGAGAGTCGTTGTGTCCAGCCTTGAGGAGGCGCGTCATCTCGAACTACGCTTCCCGACACTCAGCGGGACGGTTCTATTTCCAGCCAGCGGCATGGGATGTGGTCTCGGCGAGACTATCCAGAACTTTGCCTCTCGCTACGGGAGGTCAAACTCGCAGCTTGCCGCTGGTTCGCATCGCAGTTGCCTTCTCGTGACCTCGCATGACATGAAGTTCGCGAAACCGATTGCTGATGCGTTAGAACGCCGTGGAGGTGTCGACGTCACTTCACACGTTTGGGAAACACAGCACTATTCTCGGGTTGAGGATTCTATTAGCGCGACAGTCGATAGGGATGTAGTTTGGGTCGACTTCGCCTCAGGTGTCGCGGGCTGGCATGCTGCGCGCAAGGGGAATCGACGACTGGTCGTTCGAGTACATGGGTACGAAGTTGATGGCCCTTGGGGGGACGATATCGATTTCGCTTGCGTCGACACGGTTGTTTTTCCCTCTGAACACCTGCGGACTCGAGCCGTCGCTCGCTGGGGGTTATCTTTGAGCAAGACTAGGGTAATTCCAAATCCGATTGATGTATGGAATCTGTCGCGTCCGAAGTCGGCGATTGCACCTTGGACTTTGGGTCTCCTTGGATGGACTCCCCATCTGAAACGATTTGATCGTGCACTCAGCCTCCTAAATGAGTTGATCAAGGTCGATGATCGGTTTGTCTTGTCGGTGAAGGGACGACCACCTCACTCTTTCGACTGGGTGTGGGGCGACCCGGGGCAGCGTGCGATGTTCGACGGCGCCTTTGCGGAGTTGCGAGAAAATCACCGGCTGGCTGCTCATGTCTTTTTCGAAGACGCTGGTCCTGATGTTTCTGATTGGTTGACCAACATTGGGTGGATACTTTCGCCGAGCGAGCGAGAGTCGTTCCACCTGGCTGCCATGGAAGGCATGGCCTCGGGATCTGTCCCGGTCGTTTGGAAACGAGAGGGGGCCGGGGACGTATTCCCGCCCGATTTTCTGATCGAGGATGTGCCCAGCGCCGCGCGGCGTATTCTTGACGCCTCCGAGCGCGGTGATTTTGAGCCACTATCACGTCTTGCACGACGCAGCGCTGACCGATTCGACTTTCCCCTGATCGTGGACGAATGGGCAGATGTCCTGCAGCTCGGCACCGGGCCGTGGGCCTAG
- the wecC gene encoding UDP-N-acetyl-D-mannosamine dehydrogenase, which translates to MVHTSTVAVIGLGYIGLPTAAILASNGVKVIGVDVSDLHVDAVNRGEVPFIEPDLAIHVAGAVSQGMLSAQKNTPQASTYIVAVPTPFKDGYAADLSYIEAATDAIIPQLRGGELIILESTSPPGATEHMAKRVLDARTDLSLDGSEDRPIVHFAHCPERVLPGRVMIELVTNDRIIGGLTTAAAEQARDLYQVFCGAELHLTDATTAEMAKLTENSFRDVNIAFANELSVIADKLGIDVFELIELSNKHPRVNILQPGPGVGGHCIAVDPWFIVSAVPDEARLIRTAREVNDNKPEVVLGKVKERADRFKNPVIATLGLAFKPDIDDLRESPALMITKKLAERHPEATILAVEPNIAELPDSLASLDNVTLTDTEDAISRADIVVLLVDHKEFKNTDRALLIEKAVIDTRGVWR; encoded by the coding sequence GTGGTTCACACATCTACTGTCGCCGTCATCGGCCTCGGTTACATCGGACTCCCGACCGCGGCCATCTTGGCCAGCAACGGGGTCAAGGTCATTGGGGTTGACGTGAGTGATTTGCATGTCGATGCAGTGAATCGCGGAGAGGTGCCGTTCATCGAGCCGGACCTCGCCATACACGTTGCCGGTGCCGTGAGCCAGGGGATGCTCTCCGCGCAGAAGAACACGCCACAGGCGAGCACGTACATCGTCGCCGTGCCCACGCCGTTCAAGGATGGCTACGCAGCAGACCTCAGCTACATCGAGGCCGCCACCGACGCGATCATCCCGCAACTGCGCGGCGGTGAGCTCATTATCCTCGAGTCCACATCACCCCCCGGCGCGACCGAGCACATGGCCAAGCGCGTCCTCGATGCGCGGACTGATCTGTCACTCGACGGATCGGAGGATCGCCCCATAGTTCACTTCGCCCACTGCCCGGAACGTGTCCTCCCGGGCCGGGTCATGATCGAGCTAGTCACCAACGACCGCATCATCGGGGGGCTGACCACCGCCGCCGCTGAGCAGGCTCGTGACCTCTACCAAGTGTTCTGCGGAGCAGAACTGCACCTCACCGATGCCACCACCGCCGAGATGGCCAAACTCACCGAGAACTCCTTCCGCGACGTCAACATCGCCTTCGCCAACGAGCTCTCAGTGATTGCTGACAAACTCGGAATCGACGTCTTTGAGCTCATCGAGCTCTCCAACAAGCACCCGCGCGTCAACATCCTTCAGCCTGGCCCTGGTGTCGGCGGCCATTGCATCGCGGTCGACCCATGGTTCATCGTGAGCGCCGTCCCCGACGAGGCCCGGCTCATCCGCACCGCACGCGAGGTGAACGACAACAAGCCTGAGGTCGTTCTCGGCAAGGTCAAGGAGCGCGCCGACCGGTTCAAGAACCCAGTCATCGCGACGCTCGGTCTGGCCTTCAAGCCGGACATCGACGACCTGCGCGAGTCACCGGCCCTCATGATCACCAAGAAGCTCGCCGAGCGTCACCCCGAGGCGACCATTTTGGCTGTAGAACCCAACATCGCCGAGCTCCCGGACTCCTTGGCGTCCTTGGACAACGTCACCTTGACAGACACGGAAGATGCCATCTCGAGGGCCGATATTGTCGTTCTCCTTGTCGATCACAAGGAATTCAAGAACACCGACCGGGCACTCCTCATCGAGAAAGCCGTGATCGACACCCGCGGCGTGTGGCGCTGA